The following proteins come from a genomic window of Phnomibacter ginsenosidimutans:
- a CDS encoding SPFH domain-containing protein yields MEKIITPRSGWFTLFVSLLLLAAAIVCFVLGADENPALIGAGVVVVLAFTVAVSGFIAIEPNSSRVLTLFGKYVGTVSSNGFFWVNPFFTKKKISLRANNLDTKPIKVNDKHGNPIMIGAVVVWKVENAYKAAFEVDNYQSFVETQSEAAIRKLAGAYAYDNFEHDTEEITLRSSSTEVNDMLEHEVTERLAIAGIQVIEARLSHLAYSTEIAGAMLQRQQATAIVAARAKIVEGAVGMVEMALEQLSKKEIVQLDEERKAAMVSNLMVVLCSERSAQPVVNAGSLY; encoded by the coding sequence ATGGAAAAGATTATCACACCCCGTTCTGGCTGGTTTACGCTGTTTGTGTCGCTCTTGTTGTTGGCTGCAGCTATCGTTTGTTTTGTGCTGGGCGCCGACGAAAACCCTGCCTTGATAGGCGCTGGTGTTGTAGTGGTGCTGGCATTCACTGTTGCCGTGTCCGGCTTTATTGCCATTGAGCCTAACAGCAGCCGGGTGCTCACCCTGTTTGGTAAATATGTGGGTACAGTGAGCAGCAATGGTTTCTTTTGGGTAAACCCTTTTTTCACCAAAAAGAAAATCAGCCTGCGGGCCAATAACCTCGATACCAAACCCATTAAAGTAAACGACAAGCATGGCAACCCCATTATGATTGGTGCCGTAGTGGTATGGAAAGTAGAAAATGCCTACAAGGCTGCTTTTGAAGTAGACAACTATCAAAGCTTTGTAGAAACACAAAGTGAGGCGGCCATCCGTAAGTTGGCTGGCGCCTACGCCTACGACAACTTTGAACACGATACCGAAGAAATTACGTTGCGCAGCAGCTCTACTGAGGTGAACGATATGCTGGAGCATGAAGTAACAGAACGCTTAGCTATTGCCGGCATACAGGTAATAGAAGCCCGCCTGAGCCACCTGGCCTACTCTACAGAAATTGCAGGAGCCATGCTACAGCGCCAGCAAGCAACCGCCATTGTTGCGGCCCGTGCTAAAATTGTAGAAGGTGCCGTAGGCATGGTGGAAATGGCATTGGAGCAATTGAGCAAAAAGGAAATAGTACAACTGGATGAAGAACGCAAAGCTGCTATGGTGAGCAACCTGATGGTGGTACTGTGTAGC
- a CDS encoding helix-turn-helix domain-containing protein has product MEFLCLCATELSYKEMAVQMNCSPRTVETYRDALMQKLDVKGRVGLAIYALKAGLMH; this is encoded by the coding sequence ATGGAGTTTCTTTGCCTTTGTGCAACTGAACTTTCTTATAAAGAAATGGCGGTGCAAATGAATTGCAGCCCCAGAACCGTAGAAACTTACAGGGATGCACTCATGCAAAAGTTAGATGTAAAAGGCAGGGTGGGTTTGGCCATCTACGCTTTAAAAGCCGGGCTTATGCACTAG
- a CDS encoding response regulator, which yields MMKIVLVDDHLLIARALGGIISSFQQYEVLYECANGIELQQRMQQRGALPDIVLVDINMPGMNGYETTLWLKEKHPEIKVLCLSMLDDEQSLLKMVEAGANGYILKNCTPAQLQEALKAVADSGAYFPAWATQKNSAMPSPRKNRYACINTQYHQTGNGVSLPLCN from the coding sequence ATGATGAAGATTGTATTGGTAGATGATCATTTGTTGATAGCCAGAGCATTGGGCGGAATCATCAGCTCATTTCAGCAGTACGAAGTATTGTATGAGTGTGCTAACGGAATTGAATTGCAACAACGTATGCAGCAGCGAGGAGCCTTGCCCGACATAGTGCTGGTAGACATTAACATGCCCGGCATGAACGGGTATGAAACCACACTTTGGTTAAAAGAAAAACATCCCGAAATAAAAGTGCTTTGCCTGAGTATGCTCGATGATGAACAGAGTTTGCTAAAAATGGTAGAAGCCGGCGCAAACGGTTACATCCTTAAAAATTGTACCCCAGCTCAATTGCAGGAGGCTTTAAAGGCGGTGGCAGATAGTGGTGCTTATTTTCCTGCATGGGCTACCCAAAAAAATAGTGCAATGCCTTCGCCGCGAAAAAACAGGTACGCCTGTATCAACACCCAATATCACCAAACGGGAAATGGAGTTTCTTTGCCTTTGTGCAACTGA
- a CDS encoding sensor histidine kinase, translated as MGKAQLIIFIIAATISTLSLLSGVVYFVWMYKMRQLETDKEFIRLQEQFAAGLMENTIATQQETMQYIGREIHDNVGQKLTLASLYVQQQLIQENANSERLSDIGKFIDESLRDLRLLSKALNHHTHTAANFASVLSATCEAVNKIGKCKVEYEFEDLGLVIADTHRQVLLRVLQEFLQNSVRHAQCSIIYVTCKYSNNQVQLLLQDNGIGFSMTATPKGGSGLMNIQARVASIGGTATLSSKHGDGTSLLVTVDI; from the coding sequence ATGGGGAAAGCCCAGTTAATCATTTTTATTATAGCGGCTACCATAAGTACACTGTCCTTGCTGTCGGGCGTGGTGTATTTTGTTTGGATGTATAAAATGCGACAGTTGGAAACAGACAAGGAATTCATTCGCCTGCAAGAGCAATTTGCAGCTGGCTTAATGGAAAATACCATTGCCACACAGCAAGAAACTATGCAATATATAGGCCGTGAAATTCATGATAACGTAGGGCAAAAACTCACCCTCGCCAGTTTGTATGTACAGCAGCAACTAATTCAGGAAAATGCAAACAGTGAGCGACTTTCAGATATTGGAAAGTTTATTGATGAATCGTTGCGGGATCTTCGGTTGCTTTCAAAAGCACTCAACCACCATACCCACACTGCTGCCAATTTCGCCAGTGTGCTTAGCGCTACCTGCGAGGCAGTTAATAAAATTGGTAAATGCAAAGTTGAGTATGAGTTTGAAGACTTAGGGCTGGTAATTGCTGATACTCACAGACAAGTATTGCTAAGGGTTTTGCAGGAGTTTTTGCAAAACAGTGTGCGGCATGCACAGTGCAGCATCATTTATGTTACTTGTAAATACAGCAACAATCAGGTACAGTTGCTTTTGCAAGACAATGGCATTGGATTTTCGATGACTGCCACACCAAAAGGAGGATCAGGACTGATGAACATTCAGGCAAGGGTAGCATCAATTGGAGGTACTGCTACCTTAAGCTCCAAGCATGGAGATGGCACTTCTTTATTAGTAACTGTAGATATTTAG
- a CDS encoding OsmC family protein produces MEHVHYYYTCIRWEADRKGTARSSVLDQSIEVATPPEFAKGMPGIWSPEHLFVAAVNSCLMTTFLAVAENFKLDFSHFESHAKGKLEIVDKKFMMSEVVLRPIVHVATDAEVEKAMKVLHKSEAACLISNSIKSTIVFEPEVLVQAALESEVAELQS; encoded by the coding sequence ATGGAACACGTTCATTATTACTATACCTGTATTCGCTGGGAAGCCGACCGCAAAGGCACCGCCCGTTCTTCTGTACTCGATCAATCTATTGAAGTAGCTACGCCGCCAGAGTTTGCCAAAGGCATGCCGGGCATCTGGAGCCCCGAGCATTTGTTTGTAGCGGCTGTCAACAGTTGCCTGATGACTACTTTTTTGGCCGTGGCCGAAAATTTCAAACTGGACTTTTCCCACTTTGAAAGCCATGCCAAAGGCAAGCTGGAAATAGTAGATAAAAAGTTTATGATGAGTGAAGTGGTGCTGCGCCCCATTGTACACGTAGCTACCGATGCCGAGGTTGAAAAAGCCATGAAAGTGCTGCACAAAAGTGAAGCTGCTTGCCTCATCAGCAACTCCATCAAATCAACCATTGTATTTGAGCCGGAAGTACTGGTACAAGCGGCACTCGAAAGCGAAGTGGCCGAACTACAATCCTGA
- a CDS encoding 2-oxoacid:acceptor oxidoreductase subunit alpha, which produces MSTSPKETTVLQDVVIKFAGDSGDGMQLTGSQFTNNTALLGIDPATFPDFPAEIRAPQGTLAGVSGFQLRFSSNPVFTPGDLCDVLVAMNAAALKANLKQLKKGAKIIANTDGFDAKNLRLANYPEGVNPLEDGSLEGYEVTKIDVTKLTREATKDFTMGTKEKDRAKNMFVLGYLYWMFDRGMDSTISFLQEKFGKKDEILNSNIKVLQAGYNYGDTIETFTTRFKVEKAKMEPGVYRSIMGNQALAYGLIAAAEKSGLPLFLGSYPITPASDILHELSKYKNFGVRTFQAEDEIAAIATAIGASYGGSLGITTTSGPGMALKTEAMGLAMMMEIPLVIVNIQRGGPSTGLPTKTEQSDLLQAYYGRNGEAPMPVISASTPADCFEVAMEACRIAVQHMTPIILLSDGYIANGAEPWKFPNADDLPAIEVKFKTELAEDEEKYQPYRRDEKLARPWAVPGTPGLEHRIGGLEKQHITGNVNYEADNHEFMVKLRQEKVDKLAEFLPLQKLDSGVEKGKVLVLGWGSTYGAIKTAVSDLLAEGHAVAHAHLRYVRPFPKNLGDILKNYDTVLIPEINNGQLIKIIRDQYLVDAKGYNKIKGNPITRTELVEEIRKYL; this is translated from the coding sequence ATGAGTACAAGCCCCAAGGAGACTACCGTATTACAGGATGTAGTCATCAAGTTTGCCGGCGATAGCGGCGATGGCATGCAATTGACCGGCAGCCAGTTTACCAACAACACGGCATTGCTGGGTATCGATCCGGCTACCTTCCCCGATTTTCCGGCCGAAATTCGTGCCCCGCAGGGTACACTGGCGGGTGTGTCGGGCTTTCAGTTGCGTTTTAGCAGCAACCCCGTATTTACCCCCGGCGATTTGTGTGATGTACTCGTAGCCATGAATGCGGCTGCCCTCAAAGCCAACCTGAAGCAGCTGAAAAAAGGCGCTAAGATCATTGCCAATACCGATGGCTTTGATGCCAAAAACCTGCGGCTGGCCAACTATCCCGAAGGAGTGAATCCTTTGGAAGACGGCAGCCTGGAAGGGTATGAGGTAACCAAAATTGATGTAACCAAACTGACCCGTGAAGCCACCAAAGACTTTACCATGGGTACCAAAGAGAAAGACCGTGCCAAAAACATGTTTGTGCTCGGCTACCTCTACTGGATGTTTGACCGTGGCATGGACAGCACCATCAGCTTTTTGCAAGAGAAGTTTGGTAAAAAAGATGAAATCCTGAACAGCAATATCAAAGTGCTGCAAGCCGGTTACAACTACGGCGATACCATTGAAACCTTTACCACCCGTTTCAAGGTGGAAAAGGCTAAAATGGAACCCGGTGTGTACCGCAGCATTATGGGCAATCAGGCATTGGCCTATGGCCTCATTGCCGCTGCTGAAAAAAGTGGCTTGCCGCTCTTTTTGGGTAGCTATCCCATTACGCCTGCCAGCGATATTTTGCATGAGCTGAGCAAGTACAAAAACTTTGGTGTTCGCACCTTTCAGGCCGAAGATGAAATTGCAGCGATTGCGACAGCGATAGGCGCTTCTTACGGAGGCAGCCTCGGCATTACCACTACGAGTGGCCCGGGCATGGCACTGAAAACAGAAGCCATGGGCCTGGCCATGATGATGGAAATTCCGTTGGTGATTGTGAACATACAGCGGGGTGGACCCAGCACGGGTTTGCCTACCAAAACCGAGCAGAGCGACCTGCTGCAGGCTTACTACGGTCGCAATGGTGAAGCGCCTATGCCGGTGATTAGCGCCAGCACTCCGGCCGATTGTTTTGAAGTAGCCATGGAAGCCTGCCGCATTGCCGTGCAGCATATGACGCCCATTATTTTGCTGAGCGACGGCTACATTGCCAATGGCGCCGAGCCGTGGAAGTTTCCCAATGCCGACGACTTACCGGCTATTGAAGTAAAGTTCAAAACTGAACTCGCCGAAGACGAAGAAAAATACCAACCATACCGCCGCGATGAAAAGCTGGCTCGTCCTTGGGCTGTACCTGGCACGCCGGGTCTGGAGCACCGCATTGGAGGTTTGGAAAAGCAACACATTACCGGCAACGTAAACTATGAAGCAGACAACCATGAATTCATGGTGAAACTGCGTCAGGAAAAAGTAGACAAGCTGGCGGAATTTTTGCCTTTGCAAAAGCTGGATAGCGGTGTAGAAAAAGGTAAGGTACTGGTACTGGGCTGGGGTAGTACTTACGGTGCTATCAAAACAGCTGTCAGCGATTTGCTGGCTGAAGGTCATGCAGTGGCCCATGCGCATTTGCGTTATGTGCGTCCTTTCCCCAAAAACCTGGGCGACATTTTGAAGAACTACGACACCGTACTGATTCCAGAAATCAACAACGGTCAGCTCATCAAAATCATCCGCGACCAATATTTGGTGGATGCCAAGGGCTACAACAAAATCAAGGGCAATCCTATTACCCGCACCGAGCTGGTTGAGGAAATCCGCAAGTATTTGTAA
- a CDS encoding CHAT domain-containing protein, translating to MKWLLFLLLPTALLAQEKTDVLFNRYYAQSIEKLREIYTVRNAAFICQPGNAGTNYQQEVKDYIRAFKAKAPEVGVLFYSVSPDTLRIWLGTLQQWRYAETKIKASKLADIEYQLRTALGVESLAATRAPLAKTGDEATLRSSIKKSAIAKPASLQKAIQDATALLLPASIADGLKGLSHLFIIPEYNIGQFPFHVLQPYGNNSYLVDSLSWSFVPHLCNFEAFAMENAMKMGKPNQLKANNPLVVGNPAYSQEAPFYLPDLPGAAAEASLVGNALETTSLLQASANISTVKQLAPKADLLYFATHGHFDNSKMLDGSFLAFAPDSSSATGLLSARDIQQMKLKAELAILSACQTGFGKVFAGGFHGIGRAFYKAGVNFSVISLWSVNDAATKELMIRYLVKLMNPDYFYPARQLQEAIQAVKKKYPEPANWAAFSVFGFTY from the coding sequence ATGAAATGGCTGCTGTTCTTATTACTGCCCACGGCACTGCTGGCGCAGGAAAAAACGGATGTTTTATTTAACCGCTATTATGCCCAAAGCATAGAAAAGCTGCGGGAAATATATACCGTGCGAAATGCAGCCTTCATTTGCCAGCCCGGCAATGCGGGTACCAATTATCAGCAGGAAGTGAAAGATTACATCCGGGCGTTTAAAGCAAAAGCTCCCGAAGTGGGGGTGCTTTTTTATAGCGTAAGCCCCGACACGTTGCGGATTTGGCTGGGCACTTTGCAGCAATGGCGCTACGCCGAAACGAAAATAAAAGCCAGCAAACTTGCCGACATTGAATACCAATTGCGGACCGCATTGGGTGTAGAATCGTTGGCAGCTACCCGGGCCCCGCTGGCCAAAACCGGCGATGAAGCAACGCTTCGGTCCAGTATCAAAAAAAGCGCCATTGCCAAACCTGCTTCTCTCCAAAAAGCCATTCAGGATGCAACGGCTTTGCTTCTACCCGCCAGCATAGCCGACGGCCTGAAAGGATTGTCGCACTTGTTCATTATTCCAGAATACAACATCGGGCAATTTCCTTTTCATGTGCTGCAGCCTTACGGCAATAACAGTTATTTGGTAGACAGCCTGAGCTGGTCGTTTGTACCGCACCTCTGCAACTTCGAAGCGTTTGCCATGGAGAACGCCATGAAAATGGGCAAGCCAAACCAACTGAAAGCCAACAACCCATTGGTAGTTGGCAACCCGGCATATAGCCAAGAGGCGCCTTTTTATTTGCCCGACTTACCGGGTGCAGCGGCAGAAGCCAGCCTGGTTGGCAATGCATTGGAAACAACATCGCTGCTGCAAGCCTCGGCCAATATTAGTACTGTGAAACAGCTGGCGCCAAAAGCCGACCTGCTGTATTTTGCTACTCACGGCCACTTCGACAATAGCAAAATGCTGGATGGAAGTTTTCTGGCATTTGCGCCTGACAGCAGCAGTGCAACAGGACTGCTATCTGCCAGAGACATTCAACAGATGAAGCTGAAAGCAGAACTGGCCATTTTGAGTGCCTGCCAAACCGGTTTCGGAAAAGTATTTGCGGGAGGTTTTCATGGCATTGGCAGGGCCTTTTACAAAGCCGGTGTCAATTTCAGCGTCATCAGTCTGTGGAGCGTGAATGATGCTGCCACCAAAGAACTGATGATCCGGTATTTGGTAAAACTCATGAATCCTGATTATTTCTATCCTGCAAGGCAATTGCAAGAAGCCATTCAGGCGGTGAAAAAGAAATATCCAGAGCCTGCCAACTGGGCCGCTTTCTCCGTGTTTGGATTTACCTATTGA
- a CDS encoding aspartate aminotransferase family protein, with protein sequence MNNRQLFLQHVAQTSPAPIGLEIVKAEGIYMWDVAGQRYIDAISGFSVMNIGHGHPAVKAAINKQVEDYMHLLVYGEIIESPQVQYAKRLSSLLPASLDCVYFTNSGAEAAEGAMKLAKRVTGRTQIIAFNNAYHGSTQGALSIMGGEYWRNAYRPLLPDVWHVDFNTDEALKSITEKTACVVAEVVQAEAGAKPAQQAWLTALRQRCTDTGTLLVFDEIQTGFGRTGSLWAFEQYGVVPDILLLGKALGGGLPLGAFIASHAHMQQLTFNPVLGHISTFAGHPVCCAAGLAAFEELIKFANINLQFPGHSSLQAANCKLETVIEKELQFRSLLHHPAIKAIHGRGLLLAVEFESAELCQRICHAAVKAGVVTDWFLFAPNCLRIAPPLIISAEEISAVCAVLLQTINQVVEA encoded by the coding sequence ATGAACAATCGTCAGCTTTTTTTACAACACGTGGCGCAAACATCGCCGGCACCCATTGGCTTAGAAATTGTAAAGGCCGAAGGTATTTACATGTGGGATGTTGCCGGACAGCGTTATATAGATGCCATCAGCGGCTTTAGTGTGATGAACATTGGGCATGGGCATCCGGCAGTAAAAGCGGCCATCAATAAACAGGTGGAAGATTACATGCACCTGCTGGTGTATGGCGAAATTATTGAATCGCCGCAGGTGCAGTATGCCAAACGCCTCAGCAGTTTGCTGCCTGCATCGCTTGACTGTGTGTATTTTACCAACAGTGGTGCCGAAGCTGCAGAAGGTGCCATGAAGCTGGCCAAACGGGTGACGGGTCGTACACAAATCATTGCTTTCAACAATGCCTACCATGGTAGTACACAAGGCGCCCTCAGCATAATGGGTGGTGAGTATTGGCGCAATGCCTACCGGCCTTTGTTGCCCGATGTATGGCATGTAGATTTCAATACTGATGAAGCCTTGAAGAGCATCACCGAAAAAACAGCCTGTGTAGTGGCAGAAGTAGTACAGGCAGAAGCTGGCGCCAAACCTGCTCAACAAGCATGGCTCACCGCCCTGCGCCAACGCTGCACAGATACGGGTACGTTATTGGTGTTTGATGAAATACAAACCGGCTTTGGCCGAACGGGGTCGCTGTGGGCATTTGAGCAATACGGTGTGGTGCCCGATATTTTATTACTCGGCAAAGCCTTGGGTGGTGGGCTGCCGCTGGGTGCGTTCATTGCATCGCATGCACACATGCAGCAGTTGACATTTAATCCGGTACTGGGCCACATCAGCACATTTGCGGGGCATCCCGTTTGTTGTGCTGCGGGGTTAGCTGCATTTGAGGAGCTAATCAAGTTTGCAAATATCAATTTGCAATTTCCAGGGCATTCTTCCTTGCAAGCTGCAAACTGCAAACTGGAAACTGTCATCGAAAAGGAACTGCAGTTTCGCAGCCTGTTACATCATCCCGCTATCAAAGCCATTCACGGCCGCGGATTGTTGCTGGCAGTTGAGTTTGAATCGGCCGAATTGTGCCAACGCATTTGCCATGCAGCAGTAAAAGCAGGCGTGGTAACCGATTGGTTTTTGTTTGCCCCCAATTGTCTGCGCATAGCGCCGCCCCTTATTATTAGTGCCGAAGAAATTAGTGCTGTTTGTGCGGTGTTGTTGCAAACCATCAACCAGGTGGTTGAAGCGTAA
- a CDS encoding TraB/GumN family protein — MLLLSWQFNTAQAQEANSFLYRITGNGLSKPSFLWGTIHLQNEALFNFPDSLYHYIESADAYAMEIHPDSIVGQSLDYYFKSKKKTTIGQMVDAETLKQLKKKYQSKFKEPIENLTLAEAMLKQNNQAFAKAAGTKKMDTFMDMYLMTISQSMGKEIVGLERVEDRIKLMDELLFNKNPEYVLGDFTDDKTSQQLIKAYLNTDLNAVRNYVSAMPPEVEEPFLSGRNKLMLQKMIPAMQQYSLFTAVGLAHLPGDQGLIQLLRKAGYTVVPVYSKQKIHASKYEPGSMTNVAKKKAADWVTVNLEESGLILQMPGKPSENDVKNTGLKMHMYIDWQENMFYYIMHVVSQEDITSGNQDSMLTAAAIGASKNSSGKEPQLLRSIELNGLKGKEALFSSKEMQGIRLVLFSRNQDLYMLMVGANDSTKLFGTNANRFVQSLQLTAKKDISFITYTDVEELFSIQFPGTPDVNPDGFSEKDESNRHLHEKILYKRAAGSSTETMVKVLRINEYGDFSNDKELMQNIYEGLRGVSVKESLEHIDTQWLQHPAAIVTGKMEGGIQYELRMLKRGGRLYTVWYFDNKLTYNAIAKDAFFNSFALLPYPTMNLRKMTLDSLEVGYFDSLAHFANRWGSDDSTEINAYNPYWALAMETKQLELKPYTWASSDSALLMAMLEKVMLNEKATVIKMAYTVYQSVPRLDAWLQLKESASQLRVRLHKWGSKVYRQQMMGDETALQMPVINQWFDALSIGKKATPLDVTKNTSATVFELLRHAPDEDAFATLVRGLDELPFTRNELPMLLKEAAGKWSRDSSYPNLQDELWDIIDKLADSTDIAAIQDAYIKADAAGNGQSKALRLLVKLGTTNALAFVQKNVPFTKEKEPAVGNFFGVFYQHPEAIAPLLPGWYKLVTDTTYGPAVVMMHQHAQDSNYAVQTPASFQEDVMTLGRNMLQLISRNKDEYYPYMNEVIKALGKLATPEADGLLFDYATKLADTGYIGYQALQQLIDHEVYPTEPIAKYSADPYWRSSLYSLLEENEQVKVMPAKYRTQLMMAEAYLYDNVDDYDIDTLIAVGERELLFMGKKYRFYLFKAGLYEEENKLSYYHAVAGPFALDRNNVSLQEENVYATYLSGDPFDKKNVDKWLKEYLKSLEEEQTEVDAPKEEE; from the coding sequence ATGCTCCTCCTGAGTTGGCAGTTCAACACTGCACAGGCGCAGGAAGCCAACAGCTTTTTGTACCGCATTACCGGCAATGGCCTGAGTAAACCTTCGTTTTTGTGGGGTACCATTCACCTGCAAAATGAAGCCTTGTTCAATTTTCCTGATTCACTGTATCACTACATCGAATCGGCAGATGCCTATGCTATGGAAATACATCCGGATAGCATTGTGGGGCAATCGTTGGATTACTATTTCAAATCCAAAAAGAAAACCACCATTGGCCAAATGGTAGATGCTGAAACACTCAAGCAGCTAAAGAAAAAATACCAGTCGAAGTTTAAAGAGCCCATTGAAAACCTGACCCTTGCCGAAGCCATGCTGAAGCAGAACAATCAGGCTTTTGCCAAAGCAGCCGGAACTAAAAAAATGGACACGTTTATGGACATGTACCTCATGACCATATCGCAAAGCATGGGCAAAGAAATAGTAGGACTGGAGCGGGTAGAAGATCGGATAAAGTTGATGGATGAACTGCTCTTCAATAAAAATCCAGAGTATGTACTCGGCGATTTTACTGACGATAAAACTTCTCAACAGCTCATTAAAGCCTACCTGAATACCGACCTGAATGCTGTACGCAACTATGTAAGTGCCATGCCACCCGAAGTAGAAGAACCATTTCTTTCGGGCCGCAACAAACTGATGCTGCAAAAAATGATACCTGCTATGCAGCAATACAGTTTATTTACAGCAGTAGGTTTAGCCCACCTGCCCGGCGACCAGGGCCTGATACAATTGCTGCGAAAGGCGGGTTACACGGTAGTGCCAGTGTACAGCAAACAAAAAATACATGCCAGCAAATACGAGCCCGGCAGCATGACCAACGTAGCGAAAAAGAAAGCTGCGGATTGGGTAACTGTCAACCTTGAGGAAAGCGGTTTGATATTGCAAATGCCGGGCAAGCCCAGCGAGAATGATGTGAAAAATACAGGCCTGAAGATGCACATGTACATCGACTGGCAGGAGAATATGTTTTACTACATCATGCATGTGGTATCGCAGGAAGATATCACGAGTGGCAACCAAGACAGCATGCTTACTGCTGCTGCAATTGGCGCCAGCAAAAACAGCAGCGGTAAAGAACCACAGCTGTTGCGCAGTATAGAACTGAACGGGCTCAAAGGAAAGGAAGCGCTGTTTTCCAGTAAAGAAATGCAAGGCATACGGTTGGTATTGTTCAGCAGGAATCAGGATTTGTATATGCTGATGGTAGGGGCCAACGATAGCACCAAACTGTTTGGTACCAATGCCAATCGGTTTGTACAGTCGCTGCAACTCACTGCCAAAAAAGATATCAGTTTTATTACCTATACCGATGTTGAAGAACTTTTTTCAATTCAGTTTCCCGGCACTCCCGATGTAAACCCCGATGGCTTTAGTGAAAAAGATGAATCAAACAGACACCTCCACGAAAAAATATTGTACAAAAGAGCTGCCGGAAGCAGTACAGAAACCATGGTGAAAGTGTTGCGCATCAACGAATACGGCGATTTTAGCAACGATAAGGAATTGATGCAAAACATTTATGAAGGGTTGCGAGGCGTTTCTGTAAAGGAGTCGTTGGAACACATCGACACACAGTGGTTACAGCATCCGGCTGCCATTGTAACCGGCAAAATGGAAGGCGGTATACAGTATGAACTGAGAATGCTAAAGCGGGGCGGAAGATTGTACACCGTTTGGTACTTCGACAATAAGCTTACTTACAATGCCATAGCCAAAGATGCATTCTTCAATAGCTTTGCGTTATTGCCTTATCCGACAATGAATCTGCGAAAGATGACGCTGGACAGTCTGGAAGTTGGCTACTTCGATTCACTGGCCCATTTTGCCAATCGCTGGGGTAGCGATGACAGCACCGAAATCAATGCGTACAATCCATATTGGGCCTTGGCGATGGAAACGAAGCAGCTTGAATTAAAGCCCTATACCTGGGCCAGTTCAGACTCGGCATTGCTAATGGCCATGCTGGAAAAAGTGATGCTAAACGAAAAGGCAACTGTCATTAAAATGGCATATACGGTTTATCAATCTGTGCCCAGGTTGGATGCATGGTTGCAACTCAAAGAGTCTGCTTCGCAATTGCGGGTACGCCTACACAAATGGGGTAGCAAAGTGTACCGTCAGCAAATGATGGGTGATGAAACGGCTTTGCAAATGCCTGTAATCAACCAATGGTTTGATGCATTATCAATTGGTAAAAAAGCCACTCCGCTCGACGTTACCAAAAACACATCGGCAACTGTATTTGAGCTGCTGCGCCATGCACCGGATGAAGACGCTTTTGCAACGCTTGTTCGTGGGCTGGATGAATTGCCATTTACCAGAAATGAACTACCCATGTTGCTGAAAGAAGCTGCAGGAAAATGGAGCCGTGATAGCTCTTATCCCAACCTGCAAGATGAACTCTGGGATATCATTGACAAACTTGCAGACAGCACTGATATAGCTGCCATACAGGATGCTTACATAAAAGCAGATGCGGCAGGTAACGGCCAGTCGAAAGCGTTGCGATTGCTGGTGAAATTGGGTACAACAAACGCTTTGGCATTTGTGCAAAAAAATGTTCCATTTACAAAAGAGAAAGAACCCGCTGTTGGCAACTTCTTCGGTGTATTTTATCAGCATCCTGAAGCAATAGCACCACTACTGCCCGGCTGGTACAAGCTGGTAACTGATACCACCTATGGCCCGGCTGTTGTAATGATGCATCAGCATGCACAGGACAGCAACTATGCGGTACAAACCCCTGCTAGCTTTCAGGAAGATGTAATGACACTTGGCCGCAACATGTTGCAGCTAATCTCTCGCAATAAAGACGAGTACTATCCTTATATGAACGAGGTTATTAAAGCGCTGGGCAAGCTGGCTACCCCAGAGGCAGATGGATTGTTGTTTGATTACGCAACCAAGTTGGCCGATACAGGTTATATCGGTTATCAGGCATTGCAACAGCTGATTGATCACGAAGTGTATCCTACGGAACCAATAGCCAAGTACAGTGCAGATCCGTACTGGCGCAGCAGTTTGTACAGCCTGCTCGAAGAAAATGAGCAAGTAAAAGTGATGCCTGCCAAATACCGCACCCAGCTGATGATGGCTGAAGCATATTTGTACGATAATGTTGATGACTATGACATTGATACACTGATAGCAGTGGGCGAAAGAGAGCTTCTGTTCATGGGCAAAAAGTATCGCTTCTATTTGTTTAAAGCAGGCTTGTATGAAGAAGAAAACAAGTTGAGTTACTACCATGCTGTTGCCGGTCCGTTTGCGTTGGATAGAAACAATGTGTCATTGCAGGAAGAAAATGTGTATGCCACCTATTTGTCCGGTGATCCTTTTGATAAAAAGAATGTCGACAAATGGTTAAAGGAATACCTGAAATCTCTTGAGGAAGAGCAAACTGAAGTAGATGCTCCCAAAGAAGAAGAGTAA